A genomic region of Leptolyngbya sp. NIES-2104 contains the following coding sequences:
- a CDS encoding HdeD family acid-resistance protein translates to MTTSIEQPKSKNGALWTGILLIALGVGCAVAPVFSTLVSETWIALIVLSAGFTKLVYAVQTREQGGFLWKILLSALYIATGVMLLVAPLTGVLTLTLLLGSFLLAEGGFELVLALRLRDKANNWLWLLGNAIVTAGLGAYIWFQYPFNAPWLLGTLVGASIFASGLSRVMFSLNPQSQPQNPATSA, encoded by the coding sequence ATGACAACCAGTATTGAACAACCCAAGAGCAAAAATGGTGCGCTTTGGACAGGGATTTTATTGATTGCATTAGGAGTGGGATGTGCGGTTGCGCCTGTGTTCTCAACTTTGGTGAGCGAGACCTGGATTGCACTAATCGTCTTATCCGCAGGTTTCACAAAGCTCGTTTACGCGGTACAAACTCGTGAGCAAGGTGGATTTCTCTGGAAGATTTTGTTAAGTGCGCTCTATATTGCGACTGGCGTGATGCTGTTGGTTGCTCCTTTGACTGGAGTCTTGACGCTGACCTTGTTGCTAGGTAGCTTCTTGCTGGCAGAAGGTGGATTTGAGCTTGTTCTAGCACTTCGTCTACGTGACAAGGCGAACAACTGGCTGTGGCTGCTTGGAAATGCGATCGTGACCGCAGGTTTAGGAGCTTATATCTGGTTTCAATATCCGTTTAATGCACCTTGGTTGCTTGGAACGTTGGTCGGTGCGAGCATCTTTGCGAGTGGTTTGTCACGGGTGATGTTTTCTCTGAATCCTCAATCTCAACCCCAGAATCCTGCAACTTCTGCATAG
- a CDS encoding response regulator transcription factor, whose translation MLERKGRKILAVDDTADNLLLLQVFLEAEGFEVEVANSGSIALDRLQCSLPDLVLLDVMMPGMNGLEVTQEIRSNNRTLPILLISAHDRMQVQPGLDAGANGYIQKPIDFTQLLSRIEALTA comes from the coding sequence GTGTTAGAGCGAAAAGGGCGTAAAATACTGGCAGTTGATGATACCGCAGATAACTTATTATTGTTGCAAGTTTTCCTAGAGGCAGAAGGTTTCGAGGTCGAGGTTGCAAATAGTGGCAGCATTGCCCTTGATCGACTTCAGTGCTCATTACCTGATCTAGTTTTGCTAGATGTCATGATGCCAGGAATGAACGGGCTGGAAGTCACGCAAGAGATTCGATCGAACAATCGCACTCTGCCGATCTTGCTCATCTCTGCTCACGACAGGATGCAGGTACAGCCTGGATTAGATGCAGGTGCGAACGGATATATTCAAAAGCCGATCGACTTTACTCAATTGCTGTCTCGCATTGAAGCGTTAACCGCTTAA
- a CDS encoding response regulator transcription factor encodes MIRVILIEDHDLTRVGIRAALQQREGFEVIGDARDAKSGLRLLRTSQPDVAIVDIGLPDSTGIDLTQQFKQAQAAGESPNTRILIMTMQDSEDTVLAAFAAGADSYCMKDASIDKLAQAIQTTAGGNAWIDPAIARVVLHQTQKAYTSNQQSPEAATISINRLSDEDFIPAYPLTERELEVLKLIVDGCSNAQIAEKLYITVGTVKTHVRNILNKLCADDRTQVAVRALRTGLVQ; translated from the coding sequence ATGATTCGAGTCATTTTAATTGAAGACCACGATTTGACCCGTGTGGGGATTCGAGCGGCTCTACAGCAAAGAGAAGGGTTTGAAGTCATCGGAGATGCTCGTGATGCTAAGTCAGGGCTAAGATTGCTCAGAACTTCTCAGCCCGACGTGGCGATCGTGGATATCGGGCTTCCAGATTCCACTGGAATTGATCTCACGCAACAGTTTAAACAAGCTCAAGCAGCGGGAGAATCTCCCAATACGAGAATCCTGATTATGACCATGCAGGATAGCGAAGATACCGTTCTAGCAGCGTTTGCTGCGGGGGCGGATTCTTACTGCATGAAAGATGCCAGCATTGATAAATTAGCTCAAGCAATTCAGACAACCGCAGGCGGAAATGCTTGGATCGATCCCGCGATCGCACGAGTGGTTCTCCATCAAACCCAAAAAGCTTACACTTCTAATCAACAATCGCCCGAAGCAGCAACGATTTCGATTAATCGACTGTCGGACGAAGATTTTATTCCAGCTTACCCACTGACAGAGCGCGAATTAGAAGTCTTGAAGCTGATTGTCGATGGTTGCAGTAATGCTCAAATCGCAGAAAAGCTATATATCACTGTTGGAACCGTGAAAACTCACGTTCGGAACATTCTGAACAAGCTCTGTGCTGATGATCGAACCCAAGTTGCGGTTCGTGCGTTGAGAACGGGATTAGTCCAGTAG
- a CDS encoding S8 family serine peptidase, with amino-acid sequence MFKNSLQNGVGLNDYRNFSMSFAQSSDEIFYNRGQGGLHPRSSNFLTPRMARFSPFSISSNTASSPRVQATTSTTDPGNTRSTAHDLGTLTWGVRNWSDSISRTDTNDFFRFNLVSAGNLNLSLNNLSADADLQLLDSSGTTIATSNRSGTSNEPIVRMLSAGTYFIRVYSFNGANSTPYTLSINAGGAGDGTTDTITGTFRADRFTVRPTATRTVISGFGNVDFGSGSRDRLDLSSIASTSVSLNFANSGSGGVAYNSGTGSRIFDAINFSDGRQILFEGIDAIQFADRTINLSVTTNDPLFNQQWNLFMMGVHNAWRFTTGSTGVSIGVQDTGLATDRNGRIHADLRLTGNPANNYYDEDIDRGDDSHGTAVQSVIAAATNNGIGMSGINWNSQVFQVDVLGGDATDHSLVQATQTLITEANRTNQRLVINMSLGWSTFGITDLYPALNEMVANNPNVLFVIAAGNTGNVGREGLAYPATLASLYGNVIAVGASWGTVDRDGIPRDPGQRLEYDWWGSQYGNGLTLMAPTEVVAARGNGLTVSDYFMGEGDRFNGTSAAAPNASGVASLVWSANRNLTAAQIKQILSQSAIDLGTTGYDRFTGNGMVNADAAVRRAMALNRGFA; translated from the coding sequence ATGTTTAAAAACAGTTTGCAGAACGGAGTCGGGCTGAACGACTACCGGAATTTCTCGATGTCTTTCGCTCAAAGCAGTGATGAAATCTTTTACAACCGGGGGCAAGGCGGGTTACATCCTCGATCGAGCAATTTTCTCACACCTCGAATGGCTCGATTTAGTCCTTTCTCCATCAGTAGCAATACGGCTTCTAGCCCCAGAGTGCAAGCAACTACTAGCACAACTGATCCCGGCAATACGCGATCGACCGCGCATGATCTCGGTACCTTAACCTGGGGAGTTCGCAACTGGTCAGACAGTATCAGCCGCACAGACACCAACGACTTTTTCCGATTCAATCTTGTGAGTGCTGGCAATCTCAATCTATCGCTGAACAATCTCAGTGCAGATGCCGATTTGCAACTGTTAGACAGTTCAGGAACCACGATCGCAACCTCGAATCGATCGGGCACAAGCAATGAACCGATCGTGCGAATGTTGAGCGCTGGAACGTACTTTATCCGGGTCTACTCGTTCAACGGCGCGAACAGTACGCCTTACACCTTATCGATTAATGCAGGTGGGGCAGGAGACGGCACTACTGATACCATCACTGGAACATTCAGAGCCGATCGCTTTACCGTTCGCCCCACTGCTACTCGAACGGTCATTTCTGGTTTTGGAAACGTCGATTTTGGGAGCGGTTCTCGCGATCGATTAGATCTTTCATCGATCGCATCCACTAGCGTAAGCCTCAATTTTGCCAATTCTGGTTCGGGCGGAGTTGCTTACAATTCGGGAACAGGAAGCCGTATTTTTGATGCGATTAACTTCAGCGATGGACGGCAGATTTTATTTGAAGGAATTGACGCGATTCAATTTGCCGATCGCACAATCAATCTTTCTGTCACCACGAATGATCCCTTGTTCAATCAGCAGTGGAACTTATTCATGATGGGCGTTCACAATGCGTGGCGTTTTACAACTGGTTCTACAGGAGTCTCAATCGGTGTGCAAGACACTGGACTCGCAACTGATCGCAATGGCAGAATTCACGCAGATTTGAGGCTGACGGGCAATCCAGCAAACAACTACTATGACGAGGACATCGATCGCGGCGATGACTCACATGGAACGGCTGTTCAATCGGTAATCGCGGCAGCGACCAATAATGGCATCGGCATGAGTGGGATCAACTGGAATTCTCAAGTTTTTCAAGTCGATGTCCTGGGTGGGGATGCGACCGATCACTCACTGGTTCAAGCAACCCAGACGCTGATCACTGAAGCAAATCGCACAAATCAGCGTTTGGTGATCAACATGAGTTTGGGCTGGTCTACCTTTGGCATTACTGACTTGTATCCTGCTCTGAACGAAATGGTAGCGAACAATCCAAATGTGTTGTTTGTGATTGCTGCTGGTAATACTGGGAATGTAGGGCGAGAAGGGCTTGCTTATCCTGCGACGTTGGCATCACTGTACGGCAATGTGATTGCTGTCGGAGCGTCTTGGGGAACCGTCGATCGAGATGGTATTCCGCGTGATCCAGGTCAGCGACTTGAATATGACTGGTGGGGATCACAGTATGGCAATGGACTGACGCTGATGGCACCGACGGAAGTAGTAGCAGCGAGAGGAAACGGGTTGACTGTCAGTGATTACTTTATGGGAGAAGGCGATCGCTTTAATGGCACATCTGCCGCAGCGCCAAATGCATCGGGTGTCGCTTCTCTGGTCTGGAGCGCCAATCGTAATCTGACTGCCGCTCAAATCAAGCAGATTCTATCTCAGAGCGCGATCGATTTAGGAACAACGGGATACGATCGCTTCACTGGGAACGGAATGGTAAATGCGGATGCAGCCGTCCGTCGAGCAATGGCACTCAATCGCGGATTTGCTTGA